The Cumulibacter manganitolerans genome includes the window TCGTCACCGCAACGGGAGAACGCGGCCACGATCGGGTGACTTGTGGTGATTGGTGGGGTAAAGTGGGGAATATCGGTAGCGTCGCGCGGGAAGGGGACGCCGAATGTTCTTCGGTGACTTCTATCCGCGCATGGACGAGAAGGGTCGTCTGGCGCTACCGGCGAAGTTCCGCGACAAGCTCAGCGACGGCATGGTGATCACGAAGGGGCAGGACCGCTGCCTGTTCGTGTACCCCCGCTCGGAGTTCGAGCAGATCGCCGCACGACTCAACCGCGCCCCATCGACCAGCTCCACCGTTCGCAACTACGCCCGTGCCCTGTTCGGGTCGGCCGACGACCAGTCGGCGGACAAGCAGGGCCGCATCGTGATCAAGCCGGCACTACGCGAGTACGCCGGGCTGTCTCGCGAGTGCGCGGTCGTCGGCGTGAACGACAAGGTCGAGATCTGGGACGCCGAGGCGTGGCGACGGTTCAGCGAGGAGCAGGAGCAAGGCTTCGTCGACTTCTCCGAGGAGTTCGTACTCCCGGAGTAGCCGAACCGGACGCGCCGTACGGTGCGGCCCCCGCCCGATCCGTCTCCCTGGCGCACCTTCCCCGGTGCCAGGTGGGCGACGGGAGGGGACCGGACCGCACGGCGCGGCAGTACCGACCGCCACACGAGCAGCGCGCCGTACACGAGCAGGGGGAGGGCCGGCGATGAGTGCCACCGAGCAGCACACGCCCGTCCTCCTCGATCGGACCCTCGAGCTGCTGGGTCCGGCCCTCACCGCGCCCGGCGCCGTCTACGTCGACGGCACGCTCGGGCACGCGGGGCACGCGGCAGCGGTGCTGGCTCGGTTCCCGGAGGCGCGCCTGGTCGGCATCGATCGCGACACCAGCGCCCTGGACCTGGCCCGGGAGCGGCTCGCGCCGTACGCCGGCCGCATCGAGCTCGTGCACGCCGTCTACGACGAGATCGGCTCGGTGCTCGCCCGGCTCGGCATCTCCCGCGCGCAGGCGATCCTGCTCGACCTCGGTGTCTCCTCCATGCAGATCGACCAGGCCGAGCGCGGCTTCTCGTACATGAAGGACGCACCGCTCGACATGCGGATGGACCGCAGCCGCGGGATCACCGCGCAGGAGGTCGTCGACACGTACGCGGAGGCCGACCTGCGGCGCATCCTGAGCCAGTACGGCGAGGAGAAGCTCGCCGGGCGGATCGCCGCGGCGATCGTCCGCGAACGCGGCACGTTGCGCACCACCGGCCAGCTCGCCGACCTCGTGCAGCGGGCGATGCCGGCCGCGGTGCGGCAGCGCTCCGGCGGCCACCCGGCGAAGCGGACCTTCCAGGCGCTGCGCATCGAGGTCAACGACGAGCTCAACGTGCTGCGCCGGGCGGTGCGTGCCGCCCTGGACGCGCTCGCGGTCGGCGGCCGGATGGTCGTGCTGTCCTACCACTCGCTCGAGGACCGGATCGTCAAGCAGGCCATCGCCGATCTCGCCGTCGACCACACCCCCCTCGATCTGCCGGTCTCGCTCGAGTCCAGCCGCCCCCAGCTCCGGCTGCTGGTGCGCGGCGCCGAGAAGGCGTCCGCCGCCGAGCAGCAGTCCAACTCGCGCAGCGCCTCGGTGCGCCTGCGCGCCGTCGAACGAATTCGGGAAGCCTCATGAGCACCACCTTCGCCACCCCCGTCCGCTCGAAGACCCCCGCCAAGCCCAAGCCGTCCGGTGCCCCCCGCCGCAGCTTCACCGAGCAGCGACGGGCGGCGCGCCGCAGCCGCGCCGACCGGTCGCTGCGCGCCCAGCTGGTCCGGGGGCGCAGCCTGGTCACGATGGCCGTCGCCCGCCGCGAGCAGGGATCGCGCTGGCCGTTCGCGATCATGTTCGCGGTGATTGCCGGGGTTTCGGTGGTCGCCCTGCTTATCCTGAACACGGCAACTGCACAGACGTCGTTCACCGAGCGCCACCTCAACAGCACGCTGTCCGACCTGACGCTGGCCGAGCAGAAGCTGCAGCAGCAGGTCGCGGCCAAGCAGGCACCGGGTGAGCTCGCCAAGCGCGCGGGGGAGCTGGGCATGCAGCCCGGCACCAACCCCGGGAACCTGGTGATCAACCCCGACGGATCGGTCAGCTGGGTGGAGCCCAAGCCCGCGGCCGCGGCCCCGGCTCCGGCGCCGGCCGCCGATCCGGAGAACCCCGCAGCACAGCCCGCGCCCCAGGCCGGCGCGCCGGTCCCGAACGATGCCGCGCAGCAGCCGCCCCAGCAGCCCACCCCGAGCACCCCGACCGCCCCCGCGAACCCCGGAGCCTGATGTCCCAGCGCACGCGCCGTCCGAGCACTCGTTCGGGCCGCCCTGCCAAGCGCCGCTACCGGCGCTTCTCGCTGGGAAACCCGACCAAGCGGAT containing:
- the mraZ gene encoding division/cell wall cluster transcriptional repressor MraZ, which encodes MFFGDFYPRMDEKGRLALPAKFRDKLSDGMVITKGQDRCLFVYPRSEFEQIAARLNRAPSTSSTVRNYARALFGSADDQSADKQGRIVIKPALREYAGLSRECAVVGVNDKVEIWDAEAWRRFSEEQEQGFVDFSEEFVLPE
- the rsmH gene encoding 16S rRNA (cytosine(1402)-N(4))-methyltransferase RsmH, with the translated sequence MSATEQHTPVLLDRTLELLGPALTAPGAVYVDGTLGHAGHAAAVLARFPEARLVGIDRDTSALDLARERLAPYAGRIELVHAVYDEIGSVLARLGISRAQAILLDLGVSSMQIDQAERGFSYMKDAPLDMRMDRSRGITAQEVVDTYAEADLRRILSQYGEEKLAGRIAAAIVRERGTLRTTGQLADLVQRAMPAAVRQRSGGHPAKRTFQALRIEVNDELNVLRRAVRAALDALAVGGRMVVLSYHSLEDRIVKQAIADLAVDHTPLDLPVSLESSRPQLRLLVRGAEKASAAEQQSNSRSASVRLRAVERIREAS